The window GGTCATGAAGAGTATCAAGGCAGCTCTTGATCCACACAACATCATGAATCCAGGTAAAATTTTCTCAATGTAATGTTATTAAGGTCATGATGCATGCCCTTAATAACATATGAGGCTGGGACAAAAGAGAAAAAGTGTTAGATTGACTGCTGTCGATCTAACACTTTTTTGCTGTAAGCGTTGATGTCCGCTACGTAAGACGCTTTCCGTGGGCGTTGCCTTCGCTGCCATCAACTAGTACTCTCTTCTGAATTTTATTTATTCCAAAAGGAAGAACGTCTAAATTTTTCTTCATTTTTAGATAGCAAAAATTTAATAACGCTTTTGCTCCTCTTTCTTAAAATTTAAAGTTATGTCCCAGCCTCATATTTTTATTGAAAATCATTAAAACGACAATTACTAAAATCACGCTCTGTACCCAGTGCACGAGGAACCATTGTTTCGACGAGGTAATCCTCTTCTTCGTAGATAATCTTTTTCAACTCAATGCCGAAAAACTCTTTCATGCGAGATTCCGTCATCACTTCCTGTACATTACCATATATGATCCCCTTCTCCTTTGCTGTCATCAATACCTGATCAGCAAGGTAAAAAGCATGGTTTGGATAATGCGTATTAATGATGCACGAAATACCACGCTCCTGTGATAGATGCTTAATGGTTTGTAAAATCACAATTTGCTTTTGAATATCCAGATGCGATTCAGGCTCATCCAAAATTAATACCTCTGGATTAGACACAAGCGTACGGGCAATCAATGCTAACTGGAGCTCACCACCACTGACTTCATTACATGATTTTTTGGCAAGATGCAAAATACCAATCGTATCAAGTGCCACATGGGCTGCTTCCATATCCTTCGCTGATGGCTGCGCCAGTGTACTTATAAAAGGTGCACGCCCCATGACAACAAGCTCCTCCACGGAAAAGCCAAATACCATTTTATGCGCTTGGGGCACATAGCCCACACGTTTCCATAGCTCTTTACGGTCCAATGTTGCAAGCGGTTTTCCATCAATCAATGTCATTCCCTTTTTCCACTCAAGAAGCCCTGTAATACATTTCAACATCGTGGTTTTCCCTGCACCATTCGGCCCAAGAATAGCCATTATCTCACCAGGCGCTAGGGTGAAATTGATGTCCCGTGCATATAATTGCGGGAATTTCTTTCGGCGTTTTTCATAATAATAATTGCCATCCACCACTTCAATTTTCATCCCCAGCCACCTCCTGAACGGCGTAATAAATATGCGAAGAACGGTGCCCCGATTATTGCTGTCAGTATAGACAATGGAATTTCTGTTGCCGTTAATGAACGGGCTAAATCATCAATAATCAATAAATAGACACTTCCAATCGCAACTGACACTGGTAACACATACTGATTGTTATTGCCAACAAGCATACGCGCAACATGCGGGATAATTAAACCGACCCAGCCGACGATACCTGCGACAGCGACAGATGCCGCTGTAATGAGAGTCGCAGCAAAAATTACGAACCATTTTAAGCGTGCCACTGGAATCCCCATTGATTTTGCCTCATCTTCTGGCAATGTTAAAATATTCAAACGCCAGCGAAGTAAATATAATAGTAAAATACCTATTAATATAAGTGGACCTCCGATATATAAATCCTTATACGTCGCTGTACCTAGACTTCCCATGAGCCAATATGTAATCGCTGGTAACTTTTCCTCTGGATCCGCCATAAATTTTGTCAGGGATATCAACGCATTAAAGAGCGCCGACGTTACAACACCAGCTAAAACAAACATGAAAATAGGTGCGTTTTTCTTTGCACCAGCTACTAAAAATGTAAAGGCAATTGCCCCTAGTCCAAAAATCAAGGCCATTACTTGCGCTGTAAAGTTTTGTCCAAATAATAAAATCCCTAGCGATGCCCCAAAACCAGCACCCGCAGAAACACCTAAAATATCAGGTGATACTAGTGGATTTCCGAACATGCCTTGAAAACCAGCACCCGCAATTGCTAATCCTCCACCAATTAGAAGAGCTAGTAAAATACGAGGTAAACGAATATTCATAACGACGGTTTCTTCCATTTGTGTCCAAGTTTGTTCTATAGGGAACAATTGTGAAGTAAGAATTTTTAAAATATGCTCAAGCCCTACCTCGAAACGGCCAACACCTAGAGAAACGATTGCTACCACAATTGGTAGCAACCATAACAATGCAACTTTCCATTTCTTCATCTAACGATCATCCCTTAATATTTCGCCGCGTCAGAAGAAGGATTTAATATCGAATGAATTTCTTCGTCTGTTACGTCAAATTCATAGAAGTCTTTGTAGTACGTTTTTATTTCATCTTCGATCTTATAATCGAATTGTGTTGGGTGGTTTTTTTGTGCCATCCATTTTAACATTAATGGTGCATCACCACTTGGTGGGAACCAACGATAAATGCCCAGTGGAATTTTGTACACTTTACCTTCTTGTACCGCTTTTATTTGACTCCAGTCCTGTCCATTTACTTTATTTTCAAGTAAATCTGCTGGCTGAGTTTCAGTAAAGTTTGTGATATAAATAATATCTGGATTCCAAGCGTAAATTTGCTCCATGTTTACTTCTTTTTTCCCTTGTACATCATTTTCAGCGACGTCCACTGCTCCTGTTGCATTCAACCATTGATTGCCAAAGAAATTTTTTCCGCCGACAGTAATTGATTTATCATTATGCATAAACAAAATGAGTGCACGTGGCTTGTCCTGAGTTGCCACGTCTTTTAATTTTGTGTCGAGCTCTGCCTGTACTTTTTTGCCTTCTTCTAAGAAACGGTCAGCTCGTTCGGTTGTTCCTGCCATTTGACTTGTTAATGTAAGCCAGCTATTGAATGTCGCTAATGGCTCAGCCGCCGCCGCATCAATCGCTTTTACAGCGACAACAGGAATACCTGCTTCAGTTATTTTATTTATAGAATTCTCATCTGTGGCAATTTCTACGTATAATTGTGGATTCACTTTCATTAATTCTTCAACGTTGACTTCACCATTTTGAATGAAGGATGTTTCAGCCTTTAAAACATCGGGTGAAATTTTCGCTAAAATTGAGTTTTTCGCAGCATTGTATGAATTAGGGTGCATGCCTACAATTTCTTTTGTTGAATTTGTGGCTACATACCAAGTAGAAAAGTAAGGTAGTATTCCGCCTGTCACGACACGCTCAATTTTACCCGGTACAGTTACCTCTCTTCCAAGTTGGTCTGTCACGATTTTCTCTTCAGCAGTTGTTTGTACTTCAGATGTTGATGATTCAGCTGGTTGTTTTGACTCCATTGCCTCTTCTTTATCGCCACAAGCAGCCAACATTGCCGTTAGTGCTAATGTCGCTAAAAATCCGTATTTCTTCAATGTCATTCTTCCTCTCTTAGCCATTTTGCGATACCGTGTAAAAACGGTCTTGATTGATCAATAAATCCAAGTCCGATATGGAACATCGGGTCAAGTGTCGTGCACACTAATTCACCGTTAAAACTTACGGTATCTACATAAAATAGTGAACGTCCCTCGGGAATATCGAGTAATGACTGGGCACCAACGGGAGGTAAAAACGACCCGTGATAATGCCATTTCATGTCACGAAGTGTCACGTATTTAAAC of the Lysinibacillus fusiformis genome contains:
- a CDS encoding FecCD family ABC transporter permease, with translation MKKWKVALLWLLPIVVAIVSLGVGRFEVGLEHILKILTSQLFPIEQTWTQMEETVVMNIRLPRILLALLIGGGLAIAGAGFQGMFGNPLVSPDILGVSAGAGFGASLGILLFGQNFTAQVMALIFGLGAIAFTFLVAGAKKNAPIFMFVLAGVVTSALFNALISLTKFMADPEEKLPAITYWLMGSLGTATYKDLYIGGPLILIGILLLYLLRWRLNILTLPEDEAKSMGIPVARLKWFVIFAATLITAASVAVAGIVGWVGLIIPHVARMLVGNNNQYVLPVSVAIGSVYLLIIDDLARSLTATEIPLSILTAIIGAPFFAYLLRRSGGGWG
- a CDS encoding ABC transporter ATP-binding protein: MKIEVVDGNYYYEKRRKKFPQLYARDINFTLAPGEIMAILGPNGAGKTTMLKCITGLLEWKKGMTLIDGKPLATLDRKELWKRVGYVPQAHKMVFGFSVEELVVMGRAPFISTLAQPSAKDMEAAHVALDTIGILHLAKKSCNEVSGGELQLALIARTLVSNPEVLILDEPESHLDIQKQIVILQTIKHLSQERGISCIINTHYPNHAFYLADQVLMTAKEKGIIYGNVQEVMTESRMKEFFGIELKKIIYEEEDYLVETMVPRALGTERDFSNCRFNDFQ
- a CDS encoding ABC transporter substrate-binding protein, translating into MAKRGRMTLKKYGFLATLALTAMLAACGDKEEAMESKQPAESSTSEVQTTAEEKIVTDQLGREVTVPGKIERVVTGGILPYFSTWYVATNSTKEIVGMHPNSYNAAKNSILAKISPDVLKAETSFIQNGEVNVEELMKVNPQLYVEIATDENSINKITEAGIPVVAVKAIDAAAAEPLATFNSWLTLTSQMAGTTERADRFLEEGKKVQAELDTKLKDVATQDKPRALILFMHNDKSITVGGKNFFGNQWLNATGAVDVAENDVQGKKEVNMEQIYAWNPDIIYITNFTETQPADLLENKVNGQDWSQIKAVQEGKVYKIPLGIYRWFPPSGDAPLMLKWMAQKNHPTQFDYKIEDEIKTYYKDFYEFDVTDEEIHSILNPSSDAAKY